AAGTTAGCCGGAATTGAAAGAACAgagaaccaaaaatatgaaagataaaaaaatatctaatttgaacTTACCCCGATCCTCCTTCTTATCTCTCTTTATATAAGATGAAGTAACCATTACCTAATAGCCCCTGTCAGTTTTGATTCTAGGACGTAGGAGTTATGCGTGTATAATGAGatataaatagataattattCCAACCTATGATCTAGTAGTTATGAGTAGTTACTGTCTATGTCGAATAACTGCTTTCTGATCTTTGATTTTTCAAGATCGAATGTTACGAGTTCTCCACGAACAACAATAGATATACGACCGATTTCCAAATTACAAAATCGGTTAGTGACCAAATTGATGACTAAGTTATAatcattcaaaataatttcgacAAGCTATCGGACAACATTGCCGGGTCGTTATCTTAATCAGATATCCTAGCATTTACCCCAATAATACTCAATACAAAGTTCTTTCTGTATGCATTGTTCAGTTCAATAAGGAGAGTTAGTAAGCTCATTAGAAAGCAAGTCAAGTTCTTagcgtaaaatatatatataacgaTAAAAAGGTAACCGCAAAACCATAAAAGATAAATTACATACGGTAAGGATGAAGAAGAGATGTACATTCAATTTGTATAGCCTTACAGACCTCTTTTAGATACTTTAATAAAATAGGTCCAAATGGGTGCGACCAGTGTATGGTCGATTTCATGTTTTGTATTTATGCCGAGATGACTCATAAGCCAGATAAATTCGGATGCGCCTCTTTCGGTCCTATAGCGGTAATAActgaattttaaatattatagagGGAGGGAAAGGACATAAAACACAAGATGAAGCACTAATAGCCTCTCCCTCCATTAATCTCCTTCCCaccatcttccttctcctcccttcCACCAATTCCCTTGAGGCAATACTGTTCGAACCGCTCGGCGATGCTCTGAGGGACCGATACCAGCATGGTGAAGGCATTCAAATCTCCGATCACAGGTAGGAACAGGCAATATATCTCGCTAGCAAGAGGCCCCATGTGAAGAGGCCTCCCCACCCCGAAATCCAAGTCCTCCAATCCAAGCTTCGACCATGGCGAGATGACCAAGGTCGATGAGAGGTCCGGTTTTCCCCTCCTCTCCTCCAACAGATCGATCATGGACCGAATGTAATCATCGTCCAGGCTCCCTTGGCTTCTTGCACCAGTTTCACACCGTAGTGTGCATTGGATGTCACCAACTGGTCGACCGAAGTCTCCGCGCACCCAAGCACGAAACCATTGCCATAGTAGCCTCGTGGGAGCTCGGGCTTCAGCCTCTTGCGCACGTTGACGGAGAAGAGGAGCTTGACACGAAGTGAGGGCGGGGGGTCCAGAGACTTGATCCAGGCGCGCCACACGTGAGAAGCCAGGACTTCGAAGGAGGTGCACTTGATGGAGGGGATGCACTGCTTCTTGAGGTGCAGGATCTGCGAAGCGGAGAAGGTCACGGCCACGGGACTAGAGGCTGAGATAGGAGGAATTGGGTGAGAAGGTCCATGGCCGGCTCGCCAGCGGGCGGTCCGGTGAATTCAGGGTGGAAGAAGGGGATGCATGGTGGCGTTCGGGGCTTCAGGGCGTAGCGGCCGTGGAAGGGGGTGACCGGGAGATTGGCATTGGGTTTCGCCGTGGTTTGGGCCCATGCGTGAAGAAATTGAGCCGATCCAATGCCATCACAGAGGCAGTGATTGATGGAGGTACTCAGTATCATCCCCCACAGCTTAGATGAGTCACCTACGCACCAGAAAGGGAAAGTAGTCAGTTttaggttcttttttttttttgtttgatgtcAAGAGGATTCTCTTttcattgagaaaaaaatttgggatactgAGTGAGAATTCtagatttggtttgagattaTGAGAGCCAAAAACGGAAGCCTGAGGAACTGTTTCAACATGATGATCTCCAATCAATTTGGTCCATGTGTTCATGGGGATGAGCCCAAATGGTAGGCCACACCATTAGACAGTGGTAGTGGAACTCACTCCAACATGATAACTCATCGTGGAAAAGCCAATCAGTCATTATCTTGAAAGGAACAGCAACAATTACATCATTACTGGACAGAGTACCATCTAAATGGATTTCTTGAgggttttctttttcattttttcctcTGTGATCTTATAACAATATAAGAATCCCAAGTTGGTAAAATAAATACATAACTTTGGTTCAGAAATTAAGTCCAGCGATCGAGTTCCAAAGTCAGAATCAAAATCCGATCTTTCTAGGATATAAGAATTAAGAAAGCGATCACGAGGATCTATGAATACAATTTCTCTGCCATTTTCGTGAAAAAGGCAAAGAGATGAATGAAGCAAGGACAAGgaaaatcgatggaaagaagTTGAATACAACCACCTATGGACCAAGATTTATAGGTTGGTACGAGTGAGATATCTCTTCACGGACTAAATCAtagaatataatctaccatgaaaAGGATGGTGATCTCAATCTAGCGCGAGTGTTAGTGGATTCGAGATTTCTTGGAAAATATCTTAAGAAACAGAGGATTGTACtccacaaatattttaaaaaacaaaGTGATAGGAAAAGGGGAGCTAAGAACAATGAATGCGCTTCGAGAAAGCAGATCTCATGCTCGGTATGGGCCTTAAAGAATGGAGGAAAAGATATCGAAAGGCAGAGAGCATCATGGACCAAAAAAGTGGGGCgagaagaaaaagggaaaggAATATGGCACGCCCCCCAAAAAGCTTCGTTAAACGGTTCGACACCCCTAGCCATCAAGAATCCATTGCCAGTTTAAGGAAGCATATTTTGTTCAGACAAAGAACAAAATCTAAGAACAACAGAGAGAAAATGGAAATAAAACTAGTAGAAAACTCGAGAAAGCATAATTGCAATATCTGTGGCTGCATTTTAGGTTAAATTAAACTTCTTTAGCATAAATTCTAAGCAGGAAAATATAAGATAAAACATAAAAACTCCTTACCCTCCGACTTCGgtaggaataaaaaaaaaaaagacaagaccAGACAACCAATAAACAGATAACAAAATATACAGTTttcattatatatatgtatattattattattagtattaaaaagataggtacagataaaACAGAGAGAAAAACCTACCGAGTAGGCTTGATGGTGGATATAGCATTCAGGCAGATGATATTATATATTTAAAAGTAAAGAAGGGAGAAGAACAgtaaaaagaaggaaagagaagaagggcatGGAGAAAGAGATCACCTGAACAACAAGTGGAGGAACGCTGACAAAGCTCTGAGATTCCACCCTGTGTAAGAGCTTCTTCCAAGACTTGTTGGGCCTTCGAGAACCTTCTAGAAATTCTGCCACAGAGAGATCCACATACCCCTCAGCAAAGAGAGCCCCCTCACCATTGCAGTCCACCTCCAGCTTCTCCCCATCCTGCTCACTAATCTTTAGTCTCCCTGCAAAGGGTAGTACTCCACCAAAACCTTAGACAGAGACACCTTCAAGACCTCCACCTCCACTGATCTCTTATACAAGTACAAGTACTTGATCGAGAACCTCAGAAACTTCTGATCATCGAGGTTGGAGAGGTAGAGGCGGTGCCTTGGTGTGCTGCTGCTTGGCCTCACCAAGGTGGGCTCTCTTGGGTAGTAGCAGTCTGGGATCTCTATGGACTCTGTCATGGCCTCCCGTTTCATGGATACCAGATAGACCCAGAGAGTGATATATATAGTAGTTCTAGAGAGACAGAGAGCGTTGAAAGAGACTCGAAATCATGGGCGTGAGAAGTGGGTGTTTTTTGTGtgcgtgtgagagagagagagagagagaggagatagGATTTGGAGACGTACTACTAGATTCTCTTGCAGGTAGTAGTTTTTACATTGGGTGACAAGGTGGGAAGTAACGGTTGGAGGAGCAGAGTGGTGGTGGTGCTAAGTTAGGGAGGATGGGCTCTTATGTGGCCTGCTTTGCTTTGCTTTGCTATTGGGGTGTTTCTAGGCTCAGCTCCTCATGGGCAATGAAATTGAGCCATGGGGTCTACACAAATTAGTGCAAGAGGGGGTTGAGAATTATAATGGGATGGCACATTAGATCAGATGGATCaggcttttcttattttttattttcctcCCGGTGGaaatgaatggggtgacaatgacaATTGACACTTCATGTTGATGCGAGAATCTTGCTCCTTTTTAGTGACAGGTTACGTTGCATGTTAGTGCCACATGCTCCCCAAAACATTAAGGCCATTCTAAGAACAGATGAAATTTGTTTATGTTTGGATATAAACTTTGATCATGGGGAGAAAATTGATCTAACAACTGTTTATCTTTGGTCTCATATTATTTGAACCTGTAGTTgacaattaaaaatatttaaaaaattataacagcAATATGAAGAAGTATAgcactaaaaaattatattaacgtATACAAGAACTTATTATTTATCATCTCCATTCATAAAATCTTGAAGATAGTCTATACTTATGGGAcaagaataaaaaattgaataatagttaGAGCAACATATGGTAGTATGCACATTTAGATTACGAATTTCTTCTGCctctctaatttttatatgatgTTTCCCGGTGAAGGCAAATCACCATCGATACCCTTTAAAAtagatttgttttttttttctactaatcTATATGCTTGACCTATCAGTTCTCTCCCATCTCTGATGGTAAGCCTTCTTTTGGATATATAGTACTTGTATCACATGGCTTAGGGGCTCAACCTCACATAAGGGTATATTTAGGTCAATCAAATGCAGGGCCAACTTAATGTCACTCTTCTGTCACACCAAATTATTCTCaattaaaatatcaatggatCATATTTAGTTATTTAGAAGAATATTGctaactaaaaataaatataatttaattgaatcaaataatatAGATagcaaaattaataatttaaaaaaaatattatagcaaCATCTGCACGAGAGTTCAAAGTGTATCACTACGTACTTCTATTTGGATAGAATACATCGCAAACAAAATGAACCTCCCACTCCAGTGAAACAACGAGAATGTCTCTATTTAGACTCATCCATTTTAGGTAGATaaatctcctcaaaatcaataaagaAAACTCTTATGGATCAGTCACATCCCACTGAAATTAATGCACACAATAGCCTCCGTTGGGGTCTCATTaatgcatgcaccaggtgcagttGGACTTCGTCAAATCCTATGATGGACAACACGCCAcgctaccccttgtatttcaccactTCCGATCACAcgctatccaccgtgcatatgctctgGATTTGTTGCCTTGGTTCGCTTGCACTtcgtgcatgcaataatttctccccaTTGGGAGGGCAATGTATGTTATAATACAGAGAGGCAACCATCCGAGAATCTTTATTGAACAATCCTATAAATTTCTGCAGAGGCCCACCGTAGCAGTACCATCTATTTCCTCTTCGATGAGATgggaagcaaaagaaaaaaaaaatctatcaaaatttattaaaaaaattataaaaaaaatatacagatgaaaaaaatttcaattcattctattaatatttaaaatttaaattcatcttCTTCAAAATTCATCaacatttaaaaatttaaaattttcaaaataaataatatcttttaaaaattaaatttcaaaacttAGAAATTTTCACCTTGCCGCCATCGAaagaaaatatgagaaaaaaataatccATCGATCCGCCTCAATCTTATCGAGATCTAGATACCGTCGACAGAaagggagaaagagaagaagctcATCGACCGtccaacatcaaaaaaaaaaaaaaaaaaagaaggaaagaagaagtcACGTTACTATCTCGAACCTACAATACCATCTATTTCAACCTATAGAATTATTCAATtgagataattataattttatactcACAACTAATTAATAGTTAACCAATAAATTAGCAtcaaaatcaagaacaaatccataatattttatatagttaTATGGTTGAgtaattaagattaaaataacaAAATCttagcatatatataattttatttaaaaaaatatttagatttatGCCTATATTGTTCAAACCAAGAGTATATCAAATACAAATACAAATGGGGAGAACAtaccatcaatttttttttaggaagcataaaattAATTCATGCCGGTGTACCTAAATTcacaataaatattttcaaaaattataaaaacacacgtgtgtgtgtgtgtgtgtgtgtgtgtataagcaTAGCACAACGTGAAAAGGATGCTAAAAAGTCCAGTCCAAGAGATGTAGCGGTTTGGTTGCATGCCTTGCATGCACCTTTGGCATGCATGGGAGTGGTCTAGGGGGGTTGTCTTCAACCTCCGGTTCTGTTATATGATTTGATCGCTGCTCAGCTAATAatgttactctctctctctctaatagtAAGGAAAGAGCGAGACAATCAAATTCTATGACCCTCTCCCCTATGCATCTTGGCCGGTGTATTTCTGGTAtctatggctctaataccacgtGTAGAAAACATTTATAATAGCCATTCGAGAAATTAGAATACTGGAAAATTATACAAACATGTGGAAGAACTAATTACCATTCATTGCCTCCATTGATAGCATCTTAAAGATGGCCTGCAACCATGGACAAGAAGGAACTAAACATTAGTTAAGGCAATGCATGGAAGTACATGTGTCTGGGCCACAAATTTGCTTCGCCTCTTCAATTTCCATATGGTGGCTCTTGATGGGGCAAACTGGCATCAATAATCATTTATATGGGATACGATGTTCTAGATGGAGAGGGGGTCTGGCCTTgggattaattttaatttttgggtTCTCCCACCAAGCAGCCCTGACTTTAAAACATGCCCCACATCTTTCTTTTTTGAGGAGCAAGGGAGGTTCAGCCACCCATCtttattaagaaaagaaagatgttTATAAGAAATCTGACTCCGTTGAAGATTACAGCCtgctgaaaaaatattttttaaaaatcaaaataaaaaaataaggataTCATCCCAAAGTATAGAAAACAGCACCATTCTTTTTTACAAACCACAAATACGGAGCATTAGTAAT
This genomic window from Elaeis guineensis isolate ETL-2024a chromosome 13, EG11, whole genome shotgun sequence contains:
- the LOC105056237 gene encoding LOW QUALITY PROTEIN: alcohol acyltransferase 9 (The sequence of the model RefSeq protein was modified relative to this genomic sequence to represent the inferred CDS: inserted 4 bases in 4 codons), yielding MKREAMTESIEIPDCYYPREPTLVRPSSSTPRHRLYLSNLDDQKFLRFSIKYLYLYKRSVEVEVLKVSLSKVLVEYYPXAGRLKISEQDGEKLEVDCNGEGALFAEGYVDLSVAEFLEGSRRPNKSWKKLLHRVESQSFVSVPPLVVQVTHLSCGGXILSTSINHCLCDGIGSAQFLHAWAQTTAKPNANLPVTPFHGRYALKPRTPPCIPFFHPEFTGPPAGEPAMDLLTQFLLSQPLXPVAVTFSASQILHLKKQCIPSIKCTSFEVLASHVWRAWIKSLDPPPSLRVKLLFSVNVRKRLKPELPRGYYGNGFVLGCAETSVDQLVTSNAHYGVKLVQEAKGXLDDDYIRSMIDLLEERRGKPDLSSTLVISPWSKLGLEDLDFGVGRPLHMGPLASEIYCLFLPVIGDLNAFTMLVSVPQSIAERFEQYCLKGIGGREEKEDGGKEINGGRGY